Genomic DNA from Pelorhabdus rhamnosifermentans:
GGCCTTAAAAGCTGTTGAATATTATCGCGAGTATTTTAGTGTGACAGGATTATTTGAAAATGGCGTCTATGACGGGATTGAAAACCTGCTTACGGAACTTGTTCGTCATGAGCGGCACCTGTTTGTTGCGACATCGAAGCCTACCGTTTTTGCTAAAAAGATTTTGGACCATTTTAAACTGACGAGCTATTTTGACAGCATCGTTGGCAGTAATCTTGATGGAACTTGTGTGAAAAAGGGGGATGTCATTCAGGTCGTCTTGAAAGAAGTTCCTTTAGTTGAGCGCAAGCGAACCGTTATGGTTGGTGATCGGCTGCATGATGTTTGCGGGGCGAAAGCATCGGGTATTGATTCCATTGGTGTGGCTTATGGTTACGGCGGAGCAGGGGAATTGCGCCAGGCAGGAGCTACGCACCTGGTCTACACCGTGGCTGAATTGCAGCAATTTTTACTTGGTGAATAGAGTTAAATAATAGAAGTCTTTGTTAGTATAAGCAAAAAAAATTATGGACGATATACCGTTCGTATTCTTTTTTTGCTTTTTATTTTACTAAAATAATAAATCGATCTTTTTGTTCTATTTTTAACAAAATGACCAAAATGACCAAAAACTTTTCTTGAATACAAATTAATGTTATTTTTTAAATAGGCAGAAAATTTGTCTAATAGAAAATAGGAGGTTATTTGGATTGAGTAAGAAAATGCGTGCTATTATTACTTTACTACCTTTAATTGTGATTTGGCTCATACCCGTTCCGAACGGATTAACCCCGCAGGCTTGGCATTTATTCGCTATTTTTATGGCTACTGTATTTGGATTTGTTTTGTCACCGCTTGCGAATGGGTCTATTGCTCTGATGAGCCTTGTTTTTGCCATACTAACAGGAAATTTGACCCTGGCTCAGGCGCTGTCGTCTTTTGCTAACAGTACAGTATGGCTGATTGTTTCTGCTTTCTTGTTTGCCAAAGGTTTTATTTTAACGGGTCTAGGTAAAAGAATTGCCTATATGATTACCCGCGCCTTTGGTGATAGTACATTGAAGCTGGCTTATTCTCTTGCAATCAGCGATGTGATCATTGGACCTGCAACACCATCCAATACAGCACGTGCTGGCGGCGTACTTTTCCCTATCGTATCTAGTTTGTGTGCTTCTTTTGATTCTCTACCTGGACCGACAGCAAAAAAATTGGGAAATTTTTTGATGCTGTCATCATTTCATGTGGATATTATTGTTTCCACTATGTTTTTAACAGCTATGGCTGCCAATCCTTTAGCAGCTGAATTAGCTAAGAAAACTTTAGGTGTCAGTATTAGTTGGGGAGCTTGGTTTCAAGCTGCCATTGTGCCTGGCATTATTGGCCTAATTGTCATTCCTTTCTTCATTTACAAGATGTGCCCGCCAGAACTCAAGAAAACCCCTGAAGCCAAGGAGTTTGCTAAAAAAGAACTTGAAAAAATGGGACCTGCTTCGAAGCGGGAAAAAATGATGTTTGGTGTTTTTATTCTTTCACTTATTCTATGGGCAACGTCGACGATTACCAAAATTGATGCAACAACCGTTGCTTTGCTTGGTGTTTGTATTATGCTTGCAACCGATGTTATTCAATGGGGTGAAGTTATTGGTGCAACGAAAGCTTGGGATTCACTTGTTTGGGTAGGTGCTGTTGTTGGTTTGGCTGGATTTTTAAATACAACAGGCTTTATTGGTTGGTTTGCAAAATCAGTCGCAGCTATGTTGGTCGGAACAAATTGGATGGTTGCTTTTATTGTTGCTGTTCTTGTTTATATGTATTCTCATTATGCTTTTGCCAGTATGACGGCTCATGTTACAGCCATGTATGCGGCACTGGCGGCTGTGGCCGTGGCGGCAGGAGCGCCGACCTTTCTGACGGTTCTTGCACTTGCTTTTACAGCGAATATTTGCGGTTGTATGACTCATTATGGTACAGGTCCGGCTCCGATTTACTTTGGTGCAGGTTATGTTAGCCAAGGTGAGTGGTGGAAGATTGGATTCCTTGTTTCTGTCCTTCACCTGGTTATTTGGATTGGAATTGGCGGTATTTGGTGGAAAATTCTTGGTCTCTGGTAATAGAGAGGATTCTGTTACACTGCGTCGAATTCCCTGTCTAGGGAGTGAAGAGGTTTGATAGGGACGAGAAGACTGCCCATTCATTATCACATTATGATTCTGACGGTGACCTTGGTATGCTTGGTACTTGTTGTTTCCGGCTATTTCGCCATCAAGAATATGGACCAGCAAATTGAGGAGAATATAACAAAACAAGCTTTGAATATGGGGCGGTTACTTGCTTCGGATGCTTTTGTCATAAGAGCCATGCAGTCGGATCATCCTTCAGCGAGTCTGCAGCCCTATGCCGAGCGTTGGCGAATTACGACAGGAGCCTCTTTCATCGTTTTTGCTAATATGCAGCAAATCCGTTTTACTCATACTATTCCTGAAAATATTGGCAAGCCATTAACAGATTTATATCGCGAACCTGTTCTTCATGGCGAAGAATATGTTTATTCCGGTAAAGGGAGTCTCGATCCGTCTTTGCGGGCTAATGTGCCGATATTCAATGATCTTGGAGTACAAATCGGGTTAGTTTCGATTGGCTTTGATCTTGCTGCAATGAAGGATCAAGAGGAACAAGCTACAAAACTTACTTTGTATGGTTTGTTCATAGCATTGGCAGCTAGTATTGTCGGATCGATCTTGGTTGCCGGTCATATAAAAAAAGCCATTCATGGATTGGAACCTTATGAGATTGCCAGTTTAATGCAGGAACGTGAAGCAACACTTGCTGCTCTTCATGAAGGTTTAGTCTCTGTAGATAAAGACGGTAGGATTGGTCTGATTAATAAAGAAGCTGCCAGGGTATTTGGTATCAACCAGGATAGTCTGCTAGGCTGTTCCTTTCGTGATCTTTTGGGTTCCGATCATCTTGGCGAGGTTATTCATACAGGTAAAGCTTTGTATAATCAAGAATTTCGTGTAAAAGATATAATTATTGTGTCCAATAGTGTTCCTATTTTTGTTGAGGGACAAGTGATTGGTGCGGTTTTTACTTTTCGCGATCGGACAGAAATTTCACGTTTGGCGGAAGAAATGACAGGCGTTCATCGTTTTGTTGATTTGCTTCGGGCGCAAGCGCATGAATTTAAGAATAAGCTTCATACTGTGTCTGGCTTGATTCAGCTGGGTTGTTATGAGCAGGCAGTTAACTATATTGTGGAGAATGCTTCAAATCATCAAGGTAATTTTGAACAACTTCGTAGTCAAATCAAAGACTCCGTTACATTTGGATTATTGTATGGAAAGTCTAATCGTGCGGAGGAACTGGGAATTCAGATGACCATTGATCCCAAAACGAGCTTGGGAATTTTGCCAGGCAGTATGACAAGTGGCGATTTAGTGATTATTTTAGGTAATTTGATTGAAAATGCTTTTGAGGCTGTTATTGATGAAACGGATAAGCGCGTTCGGGTGAAAATCGAGCAAGTCCATCAGCTGGTTACGATTGAAGTGGAAAATAGTGGTCCAGCCATTGCGTCTGATTTGGGTGATGAAATTTTTCTTCGCGGAGTTTCTACGAAAGGAGAAAGTCGCGGTGTAGGTCTTGCACTTGTATCAGAGAAAGTTTCGATTCATAGCGGCAAAATTTTTTATTGCAATCAACCAGCAGGTGGTGTACTCTTTACAGTGATCATTCCGGACAAATAAGGTGATAATATGAAAAATATAAAAGTGCTTATTGTTGAGGATGATCCAATGGTGGCCGATATTAATCGCAAGTTTACTGAAGCTGTGAGTGGCTTTACCGTCATAGGTACTGCAGTCAATGGTAAGCAGGCAATCGAATTTATTGATAAGGAACTTCCGGATCTCATTCTTTTAGATGTGTATATGCCTCAGGTTGATGGACTAAAAGTGTTGTCGCTCCTTCGAAAACAAGAGATACTTGTGGACATTATTCTCATTACTGCCGCAAGCGATGGAGAGACGATTCAGAAAATTGTTCGCTCCGGTGTCGTAGATTATCTGATTAAACCTTTTAAATTTGACCGTTTTCGCGCGGCATTAGAATCATATCGTGATTTTAAAGAAACTGTCGAGCGCAAGGAAACTTTTAGTCAGAAAGAACTGGATAAGTTTTTAGCGGCGAAAAAACGGGTAGCTGATTTGGTATTACCGAAAAATCTTCATAACCAAACATTATCCGCAATTATTGAGTTTCTGGCGGGTCAGACGAAGCCGCAGTCTGCTGAAGAAGTTGCTGAATGCGTCGGCATTTCTCGTGTCACGGCTAGACGTTATCTCGAATATTTTGTCACGGAAGGCAGGGTTGTAATGGTGTTGGATTATTTGCCCTTAGGGCGGCCCATACATCGTTATCAGATTAAATGACTCATTTATTTGAAGGTGTTTCTATTTCCTTAGCGGATTTACTGGCAGCTAAAGAGCAGCGCCAGCAACGACAAAACGTATTGCGCAATGAACATCATTTGCCTCTTATTAGCATTACTATTAATATGCCTGGATCAGTGAAAAATACGGTATTAACGCGTAGCCTTTGTGATTATGCTGCTTACGAACTGAAAAAATCACTGCCTATTATTGCCGAACAAAGAGTTTACTTGCCAACAGGGCCAGAGGCCTTGCTTGTGACTACGGTTGATGCTTATGAGGCTAAAAAACAGTGTGCCGCTCTGGAAGGCGGTCAGTCTTTTGCTCGGTTGCTTGATTTAGATGTGTTTACTGCTGAGGGAGAAATTCTCTCGGCGCAGGCTTCACGGGGACTGCGTACGTGTTATGTTTGTGGTCAACCAGCTGTATATTGTATGCGTGAATTTCGTCATAGTCAGGCGGAAATTCAGCAGGCTGTTAAGGCATTGTTTCAGCAGTTTTTAGCAGAACAGTCTCGTCATATTAGTGCTCAAGCAGAAAAAATTGCTGCTCTGGCTGTGGAATCCATGTTGTACGAAGTAACGTGTACACCGTCACCGGGACTTGTGAATCGCGTTAATAGCGGTGCCCATAAGGATATGGACTTTTATACCTTTATGACAAGTACGGCGGCACTCTCGGGGTCACTGGAGCGGTTTGCTCAGGCTGGGCTAACTTTTTCTGGCCCTCTTGCTGAGTTACTTCCTGTATTGCGTATTATCGGTCAAGCGGGTGAAGACGCCATGTTTCAGGCTACCCAAGGTGTTAACACGCAAAAAGGTTTGATTTTTTCGCTAGGCATTGTGACAGCTGTTACGGCTTTCTTACTTGCCCGCCATGAATTCAGTGAGGAAGCTTTATATCAAGCAGTGGCGCAAATGACAGAGGGAATGGTTCGTCGTGAACTTGCCGGACGTCAGGATGTGGAAGAACATAAATTAACAGCAGGCGAAAAATTGTATAAACTCTATCAAATAGCCGGCATTCGTGGCGAAATGGAACAGGGACTGCCAGCTGTACGCTGTCAGAGTCTTCCACAATTGCGACATTCTTTAAAGCAAGGTCTGGCTGTCAATGAAGCTTTAATTGAAACGCTACTCAGGCTGATGACCTGTGTGGATGATACAACGGTAATGAACCGGCATTCGCCGGAAAAAATGCGTCTGTGGGTAAAGCAGCAAGTAGAACCCGTTTTTGCAGCAGGCGGTTTGGCAAAAATTGAAGGGCGAAGGCAGCTTGAACTGATGGAGCAGAACTTTATTGCGCAAAATGTCAGTCCTGGCGGCGCTGCTGATCTTTTGGCTGTAACGTGGTTTATTTATCGCGCTAATCAAACTTTGGGGAGTTGAAAAGCAGCTAGATTTTGTGCTAAACTAAGATAATAAGATTTGGTATGCCGTATACAATGATTTCGTCCGTATACTGTATACTTTCATAATTTATACTTTAACAAAAAAACACCTGGAGGGATAAAGATGAGTCAGATTAAAAAAATGGCAATCGCCGGAACGATGGAATCCAATGATATCTTAATTACCGTCGCCCCGGCAGCAGCCGGAGCGGGGATCGCAATTGAACTAACGAGCCCCGTATTAAAGCAATACGGCAGGCAAATGAAAGCCATAATTGAAGAAGTTTTAGCTGAGCATCATGTAACAGATGCCGTCATTAATGGCAGTGATAAAGGTGCATTAGATTGCACAATCAAAGCGCGGTTAATTACCGCGCTGGAAAGAGCAGGGGAGTGAATTTAAGAAATGGAAAAACTGAGAAGAACCATGATGTTTGTTCCAGGCAATAATCCCGGAATGCTTCAAAATGCAGGAATTTACGGCGCAGATACCATTATTTTAGATTGTGAAGACGCCGTAGCCATTACAGAAAAAGACTCTGCAAGAAATCTTGTATTCCAGGCTATTTCCAACATGAACTACCCAACCGAAGTAGCAGTTCGGATTAATCATATTAGTACGCCCTTCGGCTGGGATGACTTAAAACTCATTCTGAAAGCCAAACCCGATCTCATCCGTCTGCCCATGGCCCAAGGCCCGGAAGAAATTCGGGACATTGCTGATTTTATCAGTGAAGCCGAAGCAAAATATCATTTTCCTGCCGGTTCCATTAAAATGATGGCTGCCGTAGAAACACCCAAAGGTCTCAGGTTAGCCTATGAAATAGCTTCAGCCAGTCCCCGTATGGTAGCTATTGCTATTGGTGCGGAAGATTTCATTGCCAACTTAAAAACGACGCGCAGCGCACTAGGCCGTGAACTTACAGTAGCTCGTGGCGAATTAATCCT
This window encodes:
- a CDS encoding HAD hydrolase-like protein, which produces MMYDRILFDLDGTLTEPKIGITKSVNYALKKFGIHVTDLDTLIPFIGPPLVDSFIEFYGFTQEQALKAVEYYREYFSVTGLFENGVYDGIENLLTELVRHERHLFVATSKPTVFAKKILDHFKLTSYFDSIVGSNLDGTCVKKGDVIQVVLKEVPLVERKRTVMVGDRLHDVCGAKASGIDSIGVAYGYGGAGELRQAGATHLVYTVAELQQFLLGE
- a CDS encoding response regulator, with protein sequence MKNIKVLIVEDDPMVADINRKFTEAVSGFTVIGTAVNGKQAIEFIDKELPDLILLDVYMPQVDGLKVLSLLRKQEILVDIILITAASDGETIQKIVRSGVVDYLIKPFKFDRFRAALESYRDFKETVERKETFSQKELDKFLAAKKRVADLVLPKNLHNQTLSAIIEFLAGQTKPQSAEEVAECVGISRVTARRYLEYFVTEGRVVMVLDYLPLGRPIHRYQIK
- a CDS encoding aldolase/citrate lyase family protein, with product MEKLRRTMMFVPGNNPGMLQNAGIYGADTIILDCEDAVAITEKDSARNLVFQAISNMNYPTEVAVRINHISTPFGWDDLKLILKAKPDLIRLPMAQGPEEIRDIADFISEAEAKYHFPAGSIKMMAAVETPKGLRLAYEIASASPRMVAIAIGAEDFIANLKTTRSALGRELTVARGELILAAREAGVQCIDTVYSDVNNEEGFKKELELIKELGFDGKSVINPRQIGVVHQFFAPTEKEITHAEKVLEAYKDALEKKSGVISLNGKMIDLPIVARAERTLAYAKATAGKGGNE
- a CDS encoding ATP-binding protein; protein product: MIGTRRLPIHYHIMILTVTLVCLVLVVSGYFAIKNMDQQIEENITKQALNMGRLLASDAFVIRAMQSDHPSASLQPYAERWRITTGASFIVFANMQQIRFTHTIPENIGKPLTDLYREPVLHGEEYVYSGKGSLDPSLRANVPIFNDLGVQIGLVSIGFDLAAMKDQEEQATKLTLYGLFIALAASIVGSILVAGHIKKAIHGLEPYEIASLMQEREATLAALHEGLVSVDKDGRIGLINKEAARVFGINQDSLLGCSFRDLLGSDHLGEVIHTGKALYNQEFRVKDIIIVSNSVPIFVEGQVIGAVFTFRDRTEISRLAEEMTGVHRFVDLLRAQAHEFKNKLHTVSGLIQLGCYEQAVNYIVENASNHQGNFEQLRSQIKDSVTFGLLYGKSNRAEELGIQMTIDPKTSLGILPGSMTSGDLVIILGNLIENAFEAVIDETDKRVRVKIEQVHQLVTIEVENSGPAIASDLGDEIFLRGVSTKGESRGVGLALVSEKVSIHSGKIFYCNQPAGGVLFTVIIPDK
- the citD gene encoding citrate lyase acyl carrier protein, with protein sequence MSQIKKMAIAGTMESNDILITVAPAAAGAGIAIELTSPVLKQYGRQMKAIIEEVLAEHHVTDAVINGSDKGALDCTIKARLITALERAGE
- a CDS encoding DASS family sodium-coupled anion symporter, whose product is MSKKMRAIITLLPLIVIWLIPVPNGLTPQAWHLFAIFMATVFGFVLSPLANGSIALMSLVFAILTGNLTLAQALSSFANSTVWLIVSAFLFAKGFILTGLGKRIAYMITRAFGDSTLKLAYSLAISDVIIGPATPSNTARAGGVLFPIVSSLCASFDSLPGPTAKKLGNFLMLSSFHVDIIVSTMFLTAMAANPLAAELAKKTLGVSISWGAWFQAAIVPGIIGLIVIPFFIYKMCPPELKKTPEAKEFAKKELEKMGPASKREKMMFGVFILSLILWATSTITKIDATTVALLGVCIMLATDVIQWGEVIGATKAWDSLVWVGAVVGLAGFLNTTGFIGWFAKSVAAMLVGTNWMVAFIVAVLVYMYSHYAFASMTAHVTAMYAALAAVAVAAGAPTFLTVLALAFTANICGCMTHYGTGPAPIYFGAGYVSQGEWWKIGFLVSVLHLVIWIGIGGIWWKILGLW
- the citG gene encoding triphosphoribosyl-dephospho-CoA synthase CitG, translated to MTHLFEGVSISLADLLAAKEQRQQRQNVLRNEHHLPLISITINMPGSVKNTVLTRSLCDYAAYELKKSLPIIAEQRVYLPTGPEALLVTTVDAYEAKKQCAALEGGQSFARLLDLDVFTAEGEILSAQASRGLRTCYVCGQPAVYCMREFRHSQAEIQQAVKALFQQFLAEQSRHISAQAEKIAALAVESMLYEVTCTPSPGLVNRVNSGAHKDMDFYTFMTSTAALSGSLERFAQAGLTFSGPLAELLPVLRIIGQAGEDAMFQATQGVNTQKGLIFSLGIVTAVTAFLLARHEFSEEALYQAVAQMTEGMVRRELAGRQDVEEHKLTAGEKLYKLYQIAGIRGEMEQGLPAVRCQSLPQLRHSLKQGLAVNEALIETLLRLMTCVDDTTVMNRHSPEKMRLWVKQQVEPVFAAGGLAKIEGRRQLELMEQNFIAQNVSPGGAADLLAVTWFIYRANQTLGS